Proteins found in one Mucilaginibacter gracilis genomic segment:
- a CDS encoding IS982 family transposase codes for MNNLIQNYTFILEEFRKLSIKEDFYYKPVRPRLSDLELITLNLTAEYCGIDSEYQLFRNLKGTPLDILIERSVYNKRKRKLFPHINEVRKKLVQKLNAVQDCFIVDSMPLEVCKNARAARSKICKEQEYAFPNHGFCAAQSSRYYGYKLHAVCSVDGVFENFDLSPASVHDIHYLKDIQQQMTDCVLLGDKGYLSAEVQVNLFESVNIRLETPMRNNQKKFKPYPYLFKKSRKRIETLFSQLCDQFMIRRNYAKTFEGFKTRTLSKITALTTIQYLNKFIFKRNMNHIKINLV; via the coding sequence ATGAACAACTTGATTCAAAATTACACTTTTATTTTAGAAGAGTTTAGGAAACTGTCAATAAAAGAGGACTTTTATTACAAACCAGTAAGGCCAAGACTGTCTGATTTAGAGTTAATTACGTTAAATTTGACCGCTGAATATTGTGGAATAGATTCTGAATATCAGTTATTTAGAAACCTGAAAGGTACCCCGCTTGATATCTTGATCGAACGAAGTGTTTACAATAAGAGAAAAAGAAAATTGTTCCCGCACATAAATGAGGTGAGAAAAAAGCTTGTTCAGAAACTGAACGCTGTCCAGGACTGTTTCATTGTCGATTCAATGCCTTTAGAGGTATGTAAAAATGCCCGTGCAGCAAGAAGTAAAATCTGCAAAGAACAGGAATACGCTTTTCCAAACCATGGTTTTTGTGCTGCGCAAAGTTCGAGGTATTATGGATACAAACTGCATGCAGTTTGTTCAGTAGATGGTGTTTTTGAGAACTTTGACCTAAGCCCTGCTTCCGTACATGACATACATTACCTGAAAGATATACAACAACAAATGACTGATTGCGTGCTACTTGGAGACAAAGGCTATTTGTCCGCAGAGGTACAGGTCAATCTTTTTGAATCTGTAAACATTAGATTGGAAACCCCGATGAGAAACAATCAAAAGAAATTCAAACCGTATCCATACCTATTCAAAAAATCAAGGAAAAGGATTGAAACGCTATTTTCGCAACTGTGCGATCAGTTTATGATCAGAAGAAATTATGCCAAAACTTTTGAGGGGTTTAAGACAAGGACGTTAAGTAAAATAACTGCCCTGACCACCATTCAATAC
- a CDS encoding 2-hydroxyacid dehydrogenase yields the protein MKQKILIVDDLHVVFIERAEALGYECNYQPQYTLEDTLKVLPEYEGLMVRSKFQVNKAVFDAAAKLKFICRAGAGMDNIDEDYAKQKGIHLINAPEGNMDAVGEHAIGMLLALMNNLNHADAEVRNGLWKREANRGHELKGRIVGIIGYGFMGQSFAKRLQGFGVEVIAYDKYKTGFSDRYAREVSMEEIVRQSDVLSFHVPLTRETQYMFNDEFLFHFRKPIYLINTSRGKVVQTKAVLNGLQSGKILGACLDVLEVEKFPALGEQDWYAELKQNEKVILTPHVAGWTFESYRKISEVMADKLKELTNQ from the coding sequence GTGAAACAAAAAATACTAATTGTTGACGACTTGCACGTTGTTTTTATTGAGCGTGCCGAGGCTTTGGGCTACGAATGTAATTACCAGCCTCAATATACTTTAGAAGATACTTTAAAGGTACTGCCCGAGTACGAAGGTTTGATGGTTCGCTCCAAATTCCAGGTGAATAAGGCGGTGTTTGATGCAGCCGCCAAGCTCAAATTCATTTGCAGGGCCGGCGCCGGGATGGATAATATTGATGAGGATTACGCCAAACAAAAAGGCATCCACTTAATAAACGCGCCCGAAGGCAATATGGATGCCGTGGGCGAACATGCTATTGGGATGCTTTTGGCATTGATGAATAACCTTAACCACGCCGATGCCGAAGTGCGCAATGGTTTATGGAAACGGGAAGCTAACCGCGGCCACGAGTTAAAGGGCCGCATTGTTGGTATTATTGGCTATGGCTTTATGGGGCAAAGCTTCGCCAAAAGGCTACAGGGTTTTGGTGTTGAGGTTATAGCTTACGATAAATACAAAACTGGCTTTAGCGATAGGTACGCCCGCGAGGTAAGCATGGAAGAAATTGTGCGCCAAAGCGATGTACTAAGCTTCCATGTACCGCTGACCAGGGAAACGCAGTATATGTTTAATGACGAATTTCTGTTCCACTTCCGCAAGCCTATTTATCTCATCAATACCTCGCGTGGCAAGGTGGTGCAAACTAAAGCGGTTTTAAACGGCCTGCAGAGCGGAAAAATTTTAGGCGCTTGCTTGGACGTATTGGAAGTCGAAAAATTTCCGGCGCTGGGTGAGCAGGACTGGTATGCCGAATTGAAACAAAACGAGAAAGTGATTTTAACGCCGCATGTTGCGGGCTGGACCTTTGAATCGTACCGAAAGATAAGCGAGGTGATGGCTGATAAGTTAAAAGAATTAACCAATCAGTAA
- a CDS encoding DUF6169 family protein — protein sequence MLSLYKIYPEKEGYRFTTTNGDEYYAYFTPFTLQTPYHTTTDIVSFGFECKRRNAQTKPLYDECTARTIVHIINNYFKLNGDNALLYICLNNDDFARHRNLIFGKWFNEFGRGYERHKSDAITGEMNFYSSILIKEDNPEKIKLIEAFYFTINYWFPNE from the coding sequence TTGTTAAGCCTATATAAAATATACCCAGAGAAAGAAGGTTATAGGTTTACAACCACAAATGGTGATGAATATTATGCATATTTCACACCGTTCACCCTTCAAACGCCATATCACACAACTACAGACATCGTAAGTTTCGGTTTTGAATGCAAACGACGTAATGCTCAAACTAAACCATTATATGATGAATGCACGGCAAGAACCATCGTTCACATCATAAATAATTACTTTAAACTTAATGGTGACAATGCTTTACTTTATATATGTTTAAATAACGATGATTTTGCCCGGCACCGAAACTTAATTTTTGGCAAATGGTTTAACGAATTTGGACGTGGATACGAACGTCACAAATCTGACGCGATAACCGGTGAAATGAATTTTTATAGTTCCATTCTCATAAAAGAAGATAATCCGGAAAAAATCAAATTAATAGAGGCTTTTTATTTTACTATTAATTACTGGTTTCCCAATGAATAA
- a CDS encoding UPF0175 family protein, producing the protein MTTMTLQVPDSLEKEHQETVRFIAAKLYEAGKLSFGQAAEMCDMSKWDFPAVPAQFDVNYISV; encoded by the coding sequence ATGACTACAATGACACTACAGGTTCCCGATTCCCTTGAAAAAGAGCATCAGGAAACCGTGCGTTTTATTGCCGCCAAATTATACGAGGCGGGCAAACTGTCTTTTGGGCAAGCTGCCGAAATGTGTGACATGAGTAAATGGGACTTTCCCGCTGTACCGGCTCAATTTGATGTGAACTATATTTCAGTATAG